The following coding sequences are from one Thermodesulfobacteriota bacterium window:
- a CDS encoding radical SAM protein: MKVVLVRPNAGLKSTYLPLGLGYIAGAARSAGHDVTILDARLERLPVTRTVRRILDERPDVIGLTALYARAEKEAALDVAGVYKREGGKAPVVLGGALVSSLGREMVATGLIDLAVAGEGEAGFTGYLKALEAGQAPDRIPGVIFSRDGVVQAVPRDGFIEDINQLNVAWDLLRPERYFSFPGRSGQSVIKKSHRCLPLFTSRGCPFGCIYCHNVFGRKFRARSPESVVREMAMLKDTYGVREIEIEDDCFNADPDRAKAIARRMIDEKLDLALSFPTGLRADRMDRELIDLLKQAGTYRIIYAVETAVPRLQRLIRKNLDFQRTDEMIAYTADRGIMTGGFFMQGFPTETETEMRRTVDYALGSKLHQAFFFYVNPFPGTELAERFPVKEAQNDGNGHMRYSVLRVNLSEVPSATLWKINKSAYRRFHFSIRRMWRTLRVAPKNLRTLWAVLVTLALSFRDLEDF, from the coding sequence ATGAAAGTCGTGCTGGTCCGGCCCAATGCCGGACTCAAATCCACCTATCTGCCCCTGGGCCTGGGCTATATCGCCGGCGCCGCCCGGTCGGCCGGCCACGACGTGACCATCCTGGACGCCCGGCTGGAACGGCTGCCCGTGACGCGGACGGTAAGACGGATTCTGGATGAACGGCCGGACGTTATCGGCCTCACGGCCCTTTATGCCAGGGCTGAAAAGGAGGCGGCCCTGGATGTGGCCGGCGTCTATAAACGGGAAGGCGGTAAGGCCCCCGTTGTCCTGGGCGGCGCCCTGGTTTCCAGCCTGGGAAGAGAGATGGTGGCCACCGGCCTGATCGATCTGGCCGTGGCCGGCGAAGGCGAGGCGGGTTTTACCGGTTACCTGAAGGCCCTGGAAGCGGGCCAGGCCCCGGACCGGATTCCGGGTGTAATTTTCAGCCGGGACGGCGTCGTTCAGGCTGTTCCGCGCGACGGGTTCATCGAAGACATCAATCAATTGAACGTGGCCTGGGATCTGCTGCGGCCGGAACGATACTTCTCTTTTCCCGGCCGTTCCGGTCAGAGTGTCATCAAGAAGTCCCATCGCTGCCTCCCCCTGTTTACCAGCCGGGGATGTCCCTTTGGCTGCATCTACTGCCATAATGTCTTCGGCCGGAAGTTCCGCGCCCGGTCCCCCGAATCGGTGGTGCGGGAAATGGCCATGCTCAAGGACACTTACGGTGTCCGGGAAATCGAGATCGAAGACGACTGTTTTAATGCCGATCCGGACCGGGCCAAGGCCATCGCCCGGCGCATGATAGACGAGAAGCTGGACCTGGCCCTTTCCTTTCCCACGGGACTGAGGGCCGACCGCATGGACCGGGAACTGATCGACCTGTTGAAACAGGCCGGGACCTACCGCATCATTTACGCCGTGGAGACGGCCGTGCCCAGGCTCCAGCGGCTGATCCGCAAGAACCTCGATTTCCAGAGGACCGATGAAATGATCGCCTATACCGCCGACCGGGGCATTATGACCGGCGGGTTTTTCATGCAGGGGTTTCCCACGGAAACCGAGACGGAGATGCGGCGGACGGTCGATTATGCCCTGGGTTCAAAACTTCACCAGGCATTTTTCTTTTATGTCAATCCTTTCCCGGGAACGGAACTGGCGGAACGCTTTCCTGTCAAAGAGGCCCAAAATGACGGTAACGGGCATATGCGCTATTCGGTGTTGCGGGTCAATCTCTCGGAAGTGCCGTCCGCCACCCTGTGGAAAATCAACAAATCCGCCTACCGCCGTTTCCATTTTTCGATCCGGAGAATGTGGCGGACCTTGCGGGTGGCGCCTAAAAACCTCCGCACCCTCTGGGCGGTGCTCGTCACGCTGGCCCTGAGTTTCCGTGACCTGGAGGATTTCTGA
- a CDS encoding NAD-dependent epimerase/dehydratase family protein: protein MGKTVAITGVNSYFASTLLPKLQADPDVDKIIGIDVTPWKGGFKKVEFHRVDTRDATISSLLQGVDVLFHLAFVVAEIQDKQKTRDININGSKNVFQACVNNNIRKVIYTSSMTVYGSHRDNPIGFTEDSPLARNDDNYYNTSKVEVENFVADFFKGHPDITLTIVRAGLLVGPKINNMFSKLWSMKVTALPSGNISHNQFIHEQDLGEALYLVYNRDVPGIYNVTADDAVTTRWCFKQAGAIVIPLPAAVLKVIANIAFKLRLFPASGGWVSVSRYTIFGLSTKFKQATGWQPRYSSAEAFQDYIKAKKRDAKDNPIQATLSWIFKSGPRTRPTMAVLQIFRLGKVPGIRRLIPWMNPDKNSMSYLPVNKTLGEVSNQALPVQALHDFIDKATIHVIMDNCGCRLARNCQHYTHDVGCLFMGNSALKIPHGVSRRVTRQQAHDHVNRAIDAGLIPMTGKVRVDNFIFLTPDKSQLLSVCFCCPCCCMMTAFKHIPGDYLDGIMPPIEGVRVEVTDACVGCGKCLEACGFGAISIVNGRAVHDNHCRGCGRCVNFCPNNAIKITIDNPHVVEDIKKRIESYVEF, encoded by the coding sequence ATGGGCAAAACAGTCGCTATCACCGGCGTCAACAGCTATTTCGCGTCAACGCTGCTGCCAAAACTCCAGGCTGATCCGGACGTCGATAAAATCATCGGCATCGATGTCACCCCCTGGAAAGGCGGCTTTAAAAAAGTCGAATTCCACCGTGTCGATACCCGCGACGCGACCATCTCCTCTCTGCTCCAGGGCGTCGACGTGCTCTTCCATCTGGCTTTTGTGGTCGCCGAAATCCAGGACAAGCAGAAAACCCGGGATATTAATATCAACGGCAGCAAAAACGTTTTTCAGGCCTGCGTCAACAACAATATCCGCAAGGTTATCTATACCAGCAGTATGACAGTTTATGGCTCGCACCGGGACAACCCCATCGGCTTCACCGAAGATTCGCCCCTGGCCAGAAACGACGACAACTATTACAACACCAGCAAGGTGGAAGTGGAAAATTTCGTGGCCGACTTTTTCAAGGGCCACCCCGACATCACCCTGACCATTGTCCGGGCCGGGCTGCTGGTGGGGCCGAAAATCAACAACATGTTTTCAAAACTCTGGTCCATGAAGGTGACCGCGCTGCCCTCGGGCAATATTTCCCATAACCAGTTCATCCATGAGCAGGATCTGGGCGAAGCCCTCTACCTGGTTTACAACCGGGACGTCCCCGGCATTTACAACGTCACCGCCGACGACGCCGTGACGACCCGCTGGTGTTTTAAACAGGCCGGCGCCATCGTCATCCCCCTGCCCGCGGCTGTCCTGAAAGTGATCGCCAACATTGCCTTTAAACTGAGACTGTTCCCGGCCAGCGGCGGCTGGGTCAGCGTAAGCCGTTACACCATTTTCGGTTTGAGTACCAAATTCAAGCAAGCCACCGGCTGGCAGCCGCGTTATTCATCAGCCGAGGCTTTCCAGGATTATATCAAGGCCAAGAAGCGGGATGCCAAGGATAATCCCATCCAGGCCACCCTGTCCTGGATATTCAAAAGCGGGCCGCGGACCCGGCCAACCATGGCCGTGCTGCAAATCTTCCGGCTCGGCAAGGTTCCCGGCATCCGGCGACTGATCCCCTGGATGAACCCGGATAAGAACAGCATGAGCTATCTGCCGGTCAACAAGACCCTGGGCGAGGTTTCCAACCAGGCCCTGCCGGTCCAGGCCCTGCATGATTTCATCGACAAGGCCACCATCCACGTCATCATGGACAACTGCGGCTGCCGCCTGGCCCGCAACTGCCAGCACTACACCCACGATGTCGGCTGCCTGTTCATGGGCAACAGCGCCCTGAAGATCCCCCATGGCGTCAGCCGCCGGGTGACCCGGCAGCAGGCCCATGACCATGTCAACCGGGCCATCGACGCCGGACTGATCCCCATGACCGGCAAGGTGCGGGTGGATAACTTCATCTTCCTGACGCCCGACAAAAGCCAACTGCTCAGCGTTTGTTTCTGCTGTCCCTGCTGCTGCATGATGACGGCCTTCAAGCATATTCCCGGCGACTACCTGGACGGCATCATGCCGCCGATCGAAGGCGTCCGCGTGGAAGTGACCGACGCCTGCGTCGGTTGCGGCAAATGCCTGGAAGCCTGCGGCTTCGGGGCCATATCCATCGTCAACGGCCGGGCCGTGCACGACAACCACTGCCGCGGTTGCGGCCGGTGCGTCAACTTCTGCCCGAACAACGCCATTAAAATCACCATCGACAACCCGCATGTGGTCGAGGATATCAAGAAGCGGATCGAATCCTACGTCGAGTTCTGA